One window of Etheostoma spectabile isolate EspeVRDwgs_2016 chromosome 6, UIUC_Espe_1.0, whole genome shotgun sequence genomic DNA carries:
- the ncoa7a gene encoding LOW QUALITY PROTEIN: nuclear receptor coactivator 7 (The sequence of the model RefSeq protein was modified relative to this genomic sequence to represent the inferred CDS: inserted 2 bases in 1 codon) → MDILSQSPSHFSSAALQFPVREKRNCYVSELTNEKPLHLSFEPIALQTNRVNVAPMQHIGCMLAGLVTTDIWFCRAQSSTENSERMKLLPDHFKVFYFTSDCVEPYVEIIALKESKRRQSLCSSLDSVEEEPEYLEEAEGALPVLCDHSQLLGDHHLEKLAAHMPARTQGYPWQLVYSTAIHGSSLKTIYRNTASLDSPVLLVIKDMHNKVFGAFSSDPFKVSKYCYGTGETFLFSFNPDFQIYRWSGENSYFVSGNLESLHIGGGGGGFGLWLDTDLYHGSSXSCPTFRNASLSKHEDFLIQDLEVWTVQNGDNR, encoded by the exons ATGGACATCCTATCTCAATCTCCCTCCCATTTTTCCAGCGCAGCTCTTCAGTTTCCTGTTAGAGAGAAAAGAAACTGTTACGTATCAGAGCTAACCAATGAGAAGCCTCTCCACTTAAGTTTCGAACCAATAGCATTACAGACAAACAGAGTGAATGTAGCCCCGATGCAACATATAGGATGTATGCTGGCTGGTTTGGTTACAACAGACATTTGGTTCTGCAGAGCACAGAGCTCAACAGAGAATTCAGAAAGAATGAAGCTGCTGCCAGATCATTTCAAGGTGTTTTATTTTACCAGTGACTGTGTGGAGCCGTATGTTGAG ATCATCGCATTGAAGGAGTCCAAGCGGCGCCAGAGTCTGTGTAGCTCGCTGGACTCTGTGGAAGAGGAGCCCGAGTACCTGGAGGAAGCTGAAGGTGCTCTCCCTGTCCTGTGTGACCACAGCCAGCTGCTGGGTGACCACCACCTGGAGAAA CTTGCTGCCCACATGCCAGCAAGGACCCAGGGCTATCCTTGGCAACTGGTCTACAGCACAGCCATCCACGGGAGCAGTCTGAAGACTATCTACAGGAATACGGCAAGCCTGGACAGCCCTGTGCTGCTGGTCATCAAAGACATGCATAATAAG gtttttggggcattttcttCTGACCCGTTCAAAGTCAGTAAATACTGCTATGGCACAGGGGAAACCTTCCTGTTCAGCTTCAACCCTGACTTCCAG ATATACAGGTGGAGCGGCGAGAACTCCTACTTTGTGAGCGGCAACTTGGAATCTCTGCATATTGGTGGAGGGGG GGGCGGATTTGGCCTGTGGCTGGATACTGATCTGTACCATGGTTCAAG TTCTTGTCCCACGTTCCGCAATGCGTCGCTCTCCAAACATGAAGACTTCCTTATACAAGACCTCGAAGTCTGGACTGTGCAGAACGGGGACAACAGATGA